Proteins from a genomic interval of Ignavibacteriota bacterium:
- the bamD gene encoding outer membrane protein assembly factor BamD, producing MTKIIYVFIFLISIFFLGCSSSDLTKNMTAEERFEIGKQLFDEEDYFEAKKEFELIKLQFPGSSVTDDAQYYLAECFFMREEYLLAAEEYKSIKRTLQGSPYLPLAQYKIAMSYYNLAPVSYLDQEYTLKAIDAFQTFIEYYPSNELVAEASGKIKELNIRLAQKDFDSAEMYMQLGYYRAAAYYFNSVVEKFHDTPVAEPGHLGLVKALVGRKKFDEAKKEVGKFLEKYPHSKFKSDAESLQKEIEDKLKSQSSALFQHTNSQTSK from the coding sequence ATGACAAAAATAATTTATGTGTTTATTTTTTTGATTTCCATTTTCTTCCTCGGCTGTTCGTCGTCTGATTTGACAAAGAACATGACTGCTGAGGAACGGTTTGAAATCGGGAAACAACTGTTTGATGAAGAAGACTATTTCGAAGCAAAGAAGGAATTTGAGTTGATTAAACTTCAGTTTCCGGGAAGTTCCGTTACCGATGATGCGCAGTATTATCTTGCTGAATGTTTTTTCATGCGGGAAGAGTATTTACTCGCCGCCGAGGAATACAAATCCATCAAACGAACGTTGCAGGGAAGTCCCTACTTACCTCTTGCGCAGTACAAAATTGCAATGAGTTATTACAATCTCGCACCGGTTTCTTATTTGGATCAGGAATACACACTCAAAGCGATTGATGCATTTCAAACATTCATCGAATATTATCCAAGCAACGAGTTAGTGGCAGAGGCATCGGGCAAGATAAAAGAATTGAATATCCGTCTCGCGCAGAAAGATTTTGATTCTGCGGAAATGTACATGCAACTCGGTTATTACCGGGCGGCGGCATATTATTTCAATAGCGTCGTGGAAAAATTTCATGACACTCCGGTTGCAGAACCGGGGCATTTAGGATTGGTGAAAGCATTGGTTGGCCGGAAAAAGTTTGACGAAGCAAAAAAAGAAGTCGGCAAATTTTTAGAAAAATATCCACATTCAAAATTCAAGAGCGATGCAGAGTCCTTGCAGAAAGAAATTGAAGACAAACTG
- a CDS encoding Glu/Leu/Phe/Val dehydrogenase, with protein sequence MPNTNSSPTVGFIEKDNPFESMMHRFDVAAEILQLDPGIYNYLKTPVKQVIVSIPIQMDDGRIEIFDGYRVIHNDILGPSKGGIRYSPDVTIDEVKALAAWMTWKCAVMNIPFGGAKGAVKCDPNKLTKVELEKITRRYTANMLDVFGPDRDIPAPDMNTNEQIMAWIMDTYSMHMKRTETAVVTGKPLILGGSLGRREATGRGCMMVTLSAMEKIGLKPKDCTVVVQGFGNVGSVTAQLLSEHGCKIIGISDVTGGYFNANGISISDALDWVAKNKTLEGFTGGDKITQEQLLELQCDVLVPAAKEEQITAQNAPNIKAKIICEGANGPTVAAADPILRDKGIVVIPDILANAGGVTVSYFEWVQDRIGYFWTLDRVNRRLERMMKQSFDAVYETARKHQVTLRISAYIMAIDKVAKTLKVRGIYA encoded by the coding sequence ATGCCGAATACAAATTCTTCTCCTACGGTCGGGTTCATCGAGAAAGATAACCCGTTCGAATCCATGATGCATCGGTTTGATGTTGCCGCCGAAATTCTTCAACTTGACCCGGGAATTTACAATTACTTGAAAACTCCGGTGAAGCAAGTCATTGTTTCAATTCCAATCCAAATGGATGATGGTCGCATTGAAATCTTCGATGGCTACCGTGTGATTCATAATGATATCCTCGGACCATCGAAAGGTGGAATTCGCTACTCGCCTGATGTCACGATTGATGAAGTGAAAGCACTCGCCGCGTGGATGACATGGAAATGTGCGGTGATGAATATTCCTTTTGGCGGCGCGAAAGGCGCGGTGAAATGCGACCCGAATAAATTGACAAAGGTTGAGTTGGAAAAAATTACCCGTCGTTACACGGCGAACATGCTCGACGTGTTCGGTCCCGACCGCGACATTCCCGCTCCCGATATGAATACGAACGAGCAAATAATGGCGTGGATTATGGACACCTACAGTATGCACATGAAGAGAACAGAGACTGCTGTCGTGACAGGGAAACCACTCATTCTTGGCGGTTCACTTGGACGACGAGAAGCAACAGGTCGCGGTTGTATGATGGTGACACTTTCTGCTATGGAAAAAATAGGATTGAAGCCAAAAGACTGTACCGTTGTCGTTCAGGGATTCGGGAATGTTGGTTCTGTTACTGCTCAACTGCTTTCAGAGCATGGCTGTAAGATTATTGGAATTTCAGATGTAACAGGTGGATATTTCAATGCGAACGGCATCAGTATTTCTGATGCGCTTGATTGGGTTGCGAAGAATAAAACATTGGAAGGATTCACCGGCGGCGATAAAATCACTCAGGAACAATTGCTTGAACTACAATGCGATGTGTTGGTTCCTGCCGCAAAGGAAGAACAAATCACAGCTCAGAACGCTCCCAATATAAAGGCAAAAATAATTTGTGAAGGAGCGAATGGTCCGACTGTTGCCGCCGCAGACCCGATATTGAGAGACAAGGGAATTGTTGTTATCCCTGATATTCTTGCCAACGCAGGTGGTGTGACGGTCTCCTATTTTGAGTGGGTACAAGACCGTATCGGTTATTTCTGGACGCTTGACCGTGTGAACCGTCGGCTTGAAAGGATGATGAAACAATCGTTCGATGCAGTATATGAAACTGCACGCAAGCATCAAGTGACGTTACGAATTTCTGCCTACATTATGGCGATTGATAAAGTTGCAAAGACATTGAAAGTGCGAGGCATTTACGCCTGA
- the htpX gene encoding zinc metalloprotease HtpX has protein sequence MNTLKTVFLMTLMTVLVLLIGSMLGGEQGLIMAFGISLLMNFVSYWFSDKIVLMMYRAKQVTEADAPKLYSMVQRVASQAQLPMPKVYIIPEDSPNAFATGRNPEHAAVAATEGILRMLSDDELEGVIAHEFAHIKHRDILTGTIVATMVGAITMLARMAGFAMMFGGGRRDDREGGSGLGELALLILAPIGAVLIQMAISRSREFAADEGAARITGRPLSLANALQKLERGADRIPIETQQPATAHMFIVNPLRGGGVFKLFMTHPPMEERIARLQQFAMGGI, from the coding sequence ATGAATACGCTTAAAACAGTCTTTTTAATGACACTCATGACCGTTTTGGTTCTTCTCATCGGCTCAATGTTGGGCGGAGAGCAAGGACTCATTATGGCTTTTGGAATTTCTCTGTTAATGAACTTCGTTTCGTATTGGTTTTCAGATAAAATTGTTTTGATGATGTACCGGGCGAAACAAGTAACGGAGGCAGACGCGCCAAAACTTTATTCGATGGTGCAACGGGTTGCATCGCAAGCACAATTACCTATGCCGAAAGTGTATATCATTCCTGAAGATTCACCCAACGCATTCGCAACCGGACGTAATCCCGAACATGCCGCAGTTGCCGCAACCGAAGGAATACTTCGCATGCTAAGCGATGATGAATTGGAAGGAGTTATCGCACACGAATTTGCACACATCAAACACAGAGATATTTTAACCGGAACCATAGTCGCAACAATGGTTGGCGCAATAACGATGCTTGCCCGCATGGCTGGCTTTGCCATGATGTTCGGCGGCGGGAGACGAGATGATAGGGAAGGTGGTAGCGGTTTAGGTGAATTGGCATTATTGATTTTAGCGCCGATTGGCGCAGTCTTAATTCAAATGGCGATTTCACGTTCACGCGAGTTTGCCGCAGATGAAGGCGCGGCAAGAATTACCGGCAGACCTCTTTCATTAGCAAATGCTTTGCAGAAATTAGAGCGCGGCGCTGACCGAATTCCGATTGAAACTCAGCAACCGGCTACCGCCCACATGTTCATCGTCAATCCGTTGCGTGGCGGCGGTGTTTTCAAATTGTTTATGACTCATCCACCGATGGAAGAACGGATTGCACGCTTACAGCAATTCGCTATGGGTGGAATATAA